From Actinomycetes bacterium:
ACAGTGACCACTCGAAGCTGGAACCACGGCGGGAGCGCGGTGCCGAAGAAGGAGAGCCGGTCGGGGCCGGAGTCGCGGTCCATCACAGCGTCGGGAGTAGGCCGAACGCCGGGAACAGGTCGGCGGGGAAGGTGGTGATCTCCACCACCTTCCCGACCGCGCCATCCTCGGCCCGGTCCGGCCCCGCGTCGACCCTGCGCACCATGCCGCCTTCCGTTGCCACCTCACCCCGCCCGTCACCGTTCGTCAACGCTATGACGACCACCAGGCGACAAACTCATCGGTGGTCAGCACGTCTCGAAAGCCGCGGGTTCCTTTGCCGCGCGCCCGACCGGCCTGTCGGTCGCCTCCGCCCGCGTCACCCCCGGAGTGCGCGTTTGGTGGCCTCGGGCAGCATCGCCGACCGGCCGGTCCGCCGCAGCTCGGCGCCGACGGCGAGCGGTTCGGGCTCGACCGGCGCGAACGGGTCGATCTCGGGTTGGCAGACCGTGCCCTGGGCCGGCAGCACACCGTCGATGAGGTAGGCGTTCACCGCGGCGTCCACGCAGCTCGACACGCCCCAGTAGACGGTATGGCCCCAGCCGGCATACGACAGCAGCCGGGAGTTCGGCAGCAGCCCGGCGACCGTCTGCGCCCCCTCATACCGCGTCGCCGGATCGAAGAAGGGGAGCTGGCCTCCTGGCCGGAGCCTCTCGCCGGAGCCGAAGCCGCAGGCACGGCCAAGGACCCGATGGTCAGCGCCGCCACCGCAGCGACGAGCATGAGACGCTTGCGAGGATAGTTGACCATGGCAGCCTCCGCTCCTGTTGCCCACCGCCCAGCCTGGAGCTGGTCAGCCGAGGGCCGCATGCCACTGTAATGGGAACGCTGCTGAGGATCACGGGAAAGTCCCGATACCCCCGTACCCGACTTGCAACCCATGGTGCTCTCATGGCTTGTTTCAGGTCGATCCTTCCTCGTCCACGGAGGACGGCATGGCGCAGCCCGGATACCGGCCCGTGGCGCGGCCGGACCGCTGGGGGCCGCTGGCCGCCAGGCTGCTCCCGGCCCGCGGGGCCCACGCCGCGACCGGCCAGCCCAGAGCGACAGTGGTCGTGCTGCTGGCGGTGGGGTCCGGCCTGGCCCTGGTGGGCGTGCTGGCGCCGACGGCGGTGCAGCCCCTGCACGTGGCGAGCGCGCTGCTGATCGGGGCGGGCGGCTTCGTGGCCTGGTGGAGCGTGGCGCCCGACCCGGCCCAGCCTCCCTGGGTACCCAAGAGCCTCGCCGCCCTGTTCCTGACCGCGGTGCTGATCCTGGCTGCGGACATCGGTACCCATCCGACGCTGGCCGGAGATACCGGCGGCCCCATCCGGGTCCAGTCCGAGCTCGCGCTCGTGATCCGAGGCGTCCTCATGGCCGTTGCGGCCGGGATCGGCCTGTGGTCTGTCCCGGCCGGCGTGCGGGGCCGCCCGGCGGACGAGTGGATGGCGGACGCCCTCCTCCTCGTCCTGGGCCTGACCGTGCCTCTGCTGGCGCTGATCCTGCCCCAGCGGTCCGCGCTGGCTCCGCTCAGTGTGGCCGAGTGGATCCTGGTGGCCGGGATCGTGGCCCTCTGCGTCGCGGCCGGCACGGTGGCGCTGTGGCCCCGCCCCCCCTTCGCCGATCCCGGGCAGGCGATCGTGGTGTCGCTCGGGGCCTTCGGGGGCCTGACCCTTGAGGTGATCGGGCTGGCGGGGGGCTGGGGCTTGTTGCGCGACGCCGCCGACCTGAACGCCGGCAGCATCCTGTGCGCGGCCCTGCTGGCCGCGGGCGGCATCCTGCGGGCCCGGCGCCCGCGGTTCGAGTCGATCGGGCTGGCGGTCACGGTCGCCTTCGGTGTCCTCGCCGCGATCAGTCCCTGGCTGGCGCCCCAGCCGAACCGGTTCTGGGGGTTCTTCGCCGTGATCGGGGCGGCCACGGTGCTCGCCTTCCGGCTCATCCGCACCGACACCCGGTCCGACCGCGACCGGACCGCCCTGGCCGAGGCGGTCGCGCGCGAGCAGGAGGCCGCCCAGCGGCTGCGGGCCCTCGACGAGATGAAGACCACGTTCCTGCGCGCCGTCTCACACGACCTGCGCACCCCGCTCACGGTGATCCTCGGGTCGGCGCTCACCTTGCAGCGGCGGGTGGAGCGCCTGTCACCCGAGGACCGCGCCGAGTTGCTCGGGCGGCTCGGCGCCAACGCCCGCAAGCTGGAGCGGCTGCTGACCGACCTGCTCGACCTGGACCGCCTGAGCCGGGGCATCCTGGAGCCGCAGCGCCGGCCCACGGACGTGGGCGCCCTCGTCCGCAGGGTCAAGGCGGAGATGGAGGCTCTGGCCGACCGCCCGGTGACCGTGGTCGCCGCGCCGGTGGTAGCCGACGTGGACGGCCCCAAGGTCGAGCGGATCGTTGAGAACCTGCTCATCAACGCGGCCAGGCACACCCCAGCCGGGACGCCGGTGTGGATCCGGGTCGACCCCTGGGCGGCCGGGGTGCAGATCGCGGTGGAGGACGCGGGTCCCGGGCTGCCCGCAGAACGCCGGGAGTCGATCTTCGAGGCGTTCCAGCAGGGGCCAAGCGCGGCCGCCCACGCCCCGGGAGTGGGGATCGGCCTGTCGCTGGTGATCCGCTTCGCCGAGCTGCACGGAGGGCGCGCCTGGGTGCAGGACCGTCCCGGCGGCGGCGCCTCCTTCCGGGTACTGCTCCCCGACCGGTCCCCGGAGCGGCTGCCCCTGAACAGGAACGACACCCGCTCCCCAACGTGACGGCTCGGCGCACCACGAGCTCGGCTGGTCCCGCGCCCGCTGCGTCCTCGCATTGACAACCGTCGATGCATGGGCCACTATTCGCATCGACGAGTGTCGATCAAAGGAGCCACCTGATGCAAACCCTGCTTCGCCGCTTCCGCGCCGCAACCCTGGGCGCCGCCACGTTCTGCGATCGCTGCGCCGAGGTGTGCGACGCCCGCTGCCGCTCCCAGGCCACCATCGACCACGCCCGCGCGCAGAC
This genomic window contains:
- a CDS encoding alpha/beta hydrolase, giving the protein MGNRSGGCHGQLSSQASHARRCGGGADHRVLGRACGFGSGERLRPGGQLPFFDPATRYEGAQTVAGLLPNSRLLSYAGWGHTVYWGVSSCVDAAVNAYLIDGVLPAQGTVCQPEIDPFAPVEPEPLAVGAELRRTGRSAMLPEATKRALRG
- a CDS encoding ATP-binding protein: MAQPGYRPVARPDRWGPLAARLLPARGAHAATGQPRATVVVLLAVGSGLALVGVLAPTAVQPLHVASALLIGAGGFVAWWSVAPDPAQPPWVPKSLAALFLTAVLILAADIGTHPTLAGDTGGPIRVQSELALVIRGVLMAVAAGIGLWSVPAGVRGRPADEWMADALLLVLGLTVPLLALILPQRSALAPLSVAEWILVAGIVALCVAAGTVALWPRPPFADPGQAIVVSLGAFGGLTLEVIGLAGGWGLLRDAADLNAGSILCAALLAAGGILRARRPRFESIGLAVTVAFGVLAAISPWLAPQPNRFWGFFAVIGAATVLAFRLIRTDTRSDRDRTALAEAVAREQEAAQRLRALDEMKTTFLRAVSHDLRTPLTVILGSALTLQRRVERLSPEDRAELLGRLGANARKLERLLTDLLDLDRLSRGILEPQRRPTDVGALVRRVKAEMEALADRPVTVVAAPVVADVDGPKVERIVENLLINAARHTPAGTPVWIRVDPWAAGVQIAVEDAGPGLPAERRESIFEAFQQGPSAAAHAPGVGIGLSLVIRFAELHGGRAWVQDRPGGGASFRVLLPDRSPERLPLNRNDTRSPT